CCGGCCAACCCGCGGCGGCTGCTGACGGTGTGGGGGCGCGGCTACAAGCTGGTCGATCCGGCCGGGGCGGCGGCATGATCAAGCCGAACCTGTGGCAGAAGCTGGCAGCAGTGATCGCCGCGCTGATGCTGATGTGCTGCATGGCGCTGCTTGCGCTGCAGATGCGTGCCAACACCCGCCACGAGCAGGAGGTGGTGCAGCGGCTGTCGCTGGGCCTTGCCGAGCACATCGCCCAGCGCAGCGAGCTGATGGATACCAGCGGCATGCGCGATGCCGCGGTGCGCGCGCTGTTCGGCCAGCTGATGGCGGTCAATCCCAGCGTCGAGGTCTACCTGCTGGACGACCAGGGGCGCATCCTCGGCCACGATGCGCCCACAGGCCATCTGGTGCGCAACCGGGTGGACGTGGCACCGCTGCGCCGGCTGCTGGCCGGTGCACCGTTGCCGATCCTCGGCGATGACCCGCGCAGCGCGGATGGCCGCAAGGTGTTCAGTGCCGCGCCGCTGATCGTGCAGGGTCGCCAGGCCGGTTATGTGTACGTGGTGCTGGTCGGCGAACACCGTCAGATGTTGTCCGACGACCTTGCCGCCGGCAGCCAGTGGAACACCACGCTGTGGTCGGTGATGCTGGTCGGCAGCCTGGGCCTGCTGGCCGGGCTGGTAGCGTTCTATTGGGTGACCCGCCCGTTGCGGCGGCTGACCCGGCGCATCCAGGCCTTCGATATCGATGCGCCGACGCCGCTGCCGCCGCCCGAGCCGCTGCGCCCCGGTGAGCGCGACGAACTGGTGATCCTGGAACACGCGCACGCGCAGATGGCGCAGCGGCTGGGTGAGCAATGGCAGCAGCTGCGCCAGCAGGACCTGCAGCGGCGCGAGCTGGTCGCCAACATCTCGCACGACCTGCGCACGCCGCTGTCGTCGCTGCACGGCTACCTGGAAACGCTGGCATTGAAGGATGCCACGCTGTCACCGGACGAGCGCCGCCGCTATCTCGGTATCGCTCTGGCCCAGAGTGCCAAGGTCGGTCGGCTGGCACGCGCGCTGTTCGAGCTGGCACGGCTGGAGCACGGCGAAGTGCGGCTGGAGTGGGAGGTGTTCGCGCTGCCGGAACTGCTGCAGGACGTGCTGCAGAAATTCGAACTGGCTGCGCAGGCGCGCAACCAGCGCCTGCACGCGGATTTCCCGCCAGGCCTGCCGCCGGTGCGCGCCGATCTGGGCCTGGTCGAGCGGGTGCTGACCAACCTGCTCGACAACGCGCTGCGGCATGCGCCCGAGGGGGGCCGGATCGAGGTGCGCCTGTGCGCGACGCCTGACAGCGTGGAGGTGAGCGTGGCCGATGATGGTCCAGGTGTTGCCCCTGCACTGCGCACGCAGCTGTTCCAGGCACCGGCCGCGCTCGGCGCGCGACGTGGCGAGAACGGCGGGTTGGGCCTGCTGATCGTGCAGCGCATCGTGCAGCTGCACGGCCGTCGCATCGAACTGCATGACAGCGAGCGCGGCGCGCTGTTCGTGTTTGCGTTGCCGCGCGCGGAACCGGCGGCCTAGCAGGTCGCCTCGCACTCCACCACGCCGCCGCTTTCCAGCGGCAGGTGCAGGCGGATGCAGGCACCGCCCAGCTCCGAATCGGTCACCTCCACGTGGCCGCCGTGCTTGTCGGCCACCACCTGCACCAGGGCCAGGCCGAGGCCGAAACCGGGGCTGCCGGGGTCCAGCCGCACGTAGGGCTGCAGTACCTGGCCGCGCAGTTCGGGTGCGATGCCGGGGCCGTCGTCCTCCACCTGCAGGCACAGCCAGCCGTCGTTGACGGTGCTGGCGATGCGGATCTGGCGTCGTGCGTAGCGCAGGGCATTGCCGAGCAGGTTGCGCAATGCCAGTTCCAGCATGTGCCGATTGACGTTGACCAGTCCGACCGGCGACAGCGCCTGCTGCACGGGCATCGGCAACGGCGCGAACTGGGCGACCACGCCGCGTACCAGTGCCGCCAGCTGCAGGCGCTGCCGGGTCAGCTGATGGCAGCGGCCGAGTGCGGCGTACTCGACGCCGGCATCGGTGAGGT
This genomic window from Stenotrophomonas maltophilia contains:
- a CDS encoding sensor histidine kinase, whose protein sequence is MIKPNLWQKLAAVIAALMLMCCMALLALQMRANTRHEQEVVQRLSLGLAEHIAQRSELMDTSGMRDAAVRALFGQLMAVNPSVEVYLLDDQGRILGHDAPTGHLVRNRVDVAPLRRLLAGAPLPILGDDPRSADGRKVFSAAPLIVQGRQAGYVYVVLVGEHRQMLSDDLAAGSQWNTTLWSVMLVGSLGLLAGLVAFYWVTRPLRRLTRRIQAFDIDAPTPLPPPEPLRPGERDELVILEHAHAQMAQRLGEQWQQLRQQDLQRRELVANISHDLRTPLSSLHGYLETLALKDATLSPDERRRYLGIALAQSAKVGRLARALFELARLEHGEVRLEWEVFALPELLQDVLQKFELAAQARNQRLHADFPPGLPPVRADLGLVERVLTNLLDNALRHAPEGGRIEVRLCATPDSVEVSVADDGPGVAPALRTQLFQAPAALGARRGENGGLGLLIVQRIVQLHGRRIELHDSERGALFVFALPRAEPAA